A single window of Carassius gibelio isolate Cgi1373 ecotype wild population from Czech Republic chromosome A19, carGib1.2-hapl.c, whole genome shotgun sequence DNA harbors:
- the LOC127935808 gene encoding gastrula zinc finger protein XlCGF7.1-like has product MEFVKEESEENTREPETWRIKQEEPETWGIKHEEPDTWGIKHEEPETWGIKHEEPETRGIKHEEPETRGIKHDEAETGRKTRNRENKTRRARNQENKTRSRNLENKTRGARRIKHEEQGGLMKMKEERQDLNEVEGKYQDQKGHDVNGEKSVSCSFKKREVKRPFSCSQCGNTFTCNKTLKNHMLIHTGIKPFSCSQCGKSFTYNRNRIRHMLIHTGSKPFSCSQCGKSFIRKAHLKSHLLTHTSEKPFSCSQCGNTFTRKESLGNHMLIHTGKKSVFCSQCGKGFIYKVSLRNHMIIHTGKKPFSCSECGKSFTCNRNLIRHMLIHT; this is encoded by the exons atggagtttgttaaagaggagagtgaagagaacacgagagaaccagaaacctggagaataaaacaagaggagccagaaacctggggaataaaacacgaggagccagacACCTggggaataaaacacgaggagccagaaacttggggaataaaacacgaggagccagaaacccggggaataaaacacgaggagccagaaacccggGGAATAAAACACGACGAGGCAGAAACTGGGAGAAAAACCAGAAACCGAGAGAATAAAACACGAAGAGCCAGAAAccaggagaataaaacacgatCCAGAAActtggagaataaaacacgaggagccaggagaataaaacacgaggaacaaggag gcttgatgaaaatgaaagaagaaagGCAAGATCTGAATGAGGTGGAGGGGAAATATCAGGATCAGAAAGGTCATGATGTCAATGGAGAAAAATCTGTGAGTTGCagctttaaaaaaagagaagtCAAAaggcctttcagctgctctcagtgtggaaacactttcaCATGTAACAAAACTCTTAAgaatcacatgttaattcatactggaataaagcctttcagctgctctcagtgtggaaagagtttcacatatAACCGTAATCGTATTaggcacatgttaattcatacgGGAAgtaagcctttcagctgctctcagtgtggaaagagttttatacGGAAAGCACACCTTAAGAGTCATTTGTTAACTCACACTTCAGAAAAGCCTTTCagttgctctcagtgtggaaacactttTACACGCAAAGAAAGCCTTGGgaatcacatgttaattcatactggAAAAAAGTCTGTcttctgctctcagtgtggaaagggttTTATATATAAAGTAAGCCTTAGGAACCACATGATAATTCATACTGGAAAAAAGCCTTTCAGCTGTtctgagtgtggaaagagtttcacatgtAACCGTAATCTTATTaggcacatgttaattcatacttga